A section of the Candidatus Nitrosacidococcus sp. I8 genome encodes:
- a CDS encoding DUF262 domain-containing protein, whose translation MLAKQTTLQEIIEGTRQYIVPLFQRTYSWKKKQWEVLWEDLIELSEIDTPHAHFMGSIVSVQIDSSPEGMLKFLLIDGQQRLTTIFIVLALLRNKLEEQGSGDFADEINDLLINRHKQGDDHYKLIPTQEDNITYQNLINNKLGKEKNLLTDAYRFFEKQLKETNYDFHKLKRIITNYLSIVSIVLDRNDNPYLVFESLNAKGQPLTQADLVRNHLFMQIEKAEQQEIYRKYWNPMQDALVDEKKDNLTEFIRRFLTMKEGNTVGKDNVYFTLKEKVKGGNKDTIEYIKELYRYSFFYRKIKNPAFEEEPTLQRCLSKLSRIEVTVAYPLILSFYNDYDKHRISKDDFSSLLLIIENYVIRRLLCNYPKHKLYKVFPTIYTKIQDKYSNNMIEGLKKTLQNEGYPKNAEFTSWFHKIKIYKSSSNSTNKFILEAIEQSYNHKESISFEKLTVEHIMPQTLTYKWKEDLGENWEEIYDQYLDTIGNLTLTGYNSELSNGGFSEKKKKLNESNLEMNKYFTQHQIERWGESEIKARAEILATKALEIWPYLGD comes from the coding sequence ATGCTAGCAAAACAAACTACATTACAAGAAATTATTGAAGGTACAAGACAGTATATTGTTCCTCTTTTTCAAAGAACCTATAGTTGGAAAAAGAAGCAATGGGAAGTTTTATGGGAGGATTTAATCGAGCTAAGTGAAATAGATACCCCTCATGCTCATTTTATGGGCTCTATAGTAAGTGTGCAAATTGACTCTAGCCCTGAAGGAATGCTGAAGTTTCTGCTTATTGATGGGCAGCAACGGCTAACCACCATTTTTATAGTACTAGCATTACTTCGTAATAAGCTAGAAGAGCAAGGAAGTGGTGATTTTGCAGATGAAATTAATGATTTGCTTATTAATCGTCATAAGCAAGGAGATGATCATTATAAATTAATACCTACTCAAGAAGATAATATCACTTATCAAAATTTAATTAATAACAAACTTGGTAAAGAAAAAAATTTACTTACGGATGCTTATCGTTTTTTTGAAAAGCAATTAAAAGAAACTAATTATGATTTTCATAAACTTAAACGAATCATTACTAACTACCTTTCAATAGTAAGTATCGTGTTAGATCGCAATGATAATCCCTATTTGGTTTTTGAAAGTCTCAATGCTAAAGGACAGCCTTTAACCCAAGCAGATCTAGTTCGTAATCATCTTTTCATGCAAATCGAGAAAGCAGAACAACAAGAAATTTACCGAAAATACTGGAACCCTATGCAAGATGCTCTAGTAGACGAAAAAAAAGATAATCTAACAGAGTTTATCCGCCGCTTTTTAACGATGAAAGAGGGAAATACAGTTGGAAAAGACAATGTTTATTTTACTCTAAAAGAAAAGGTAAAGGGTGGGAATAAAGATACAATTGAATATATCAAAGAATTATACAGATATTCTTTTTTTTACAGGAAAATAAAAAATCCAGCATTTGAAGAAGAACCTACTCTTCAAAGGTGCTTATCTAAATTAAGCAGAATCGAAGTAACTGTTGCTTATCCACTAATTCTTAGTTTTTATAATGATTATGATAAACATCGTATAAGTAAAGACGATTTTAGTAGTCTACTACTAATAATAGAGAATTATGTGATTAGAAGGCTTTTATGTAACTATCCTAAACACAAACTGTATAAAGTATTTCCAACTATTTATACTAAAATTCAAGATAAATATTCAAATAATATGATTGAGGGACTTAAGAAAACCCTTCAAAATGAAGGATATCCTAAAAATGCGGAATTTACTTCTTGGTTCCATAAAATAAAAATTTATAAAAGCAGCAGTAATTCAACCAATAAATTCATCTTAGAAGCGATTGAACAAAGCTATAATCATAAAGAATCTATTTCTTTTGAGAAACTTACTGTGGAACACATAATGCCTCAGACTCTTACATATAAGTGGAAAGAGGATTTAGGGGAAAATTGGGAAGAAATTTATGATCAGTATCTTGACACTATCGGGAATCTAACCCTCACAGGGTACAATTCAGAACTGTCCAATGGTGGTTTTTCTGAAAAAAAGAAGAAATTAAATGAAAGTAACCTTGAGATGAACAAATACTTTACCCAACACCAAATTGAAAGATGGGGAGAATCGGAAATAAAAGCAAGAGCAGAAATACTTGCTACAAAAGCCTTAGAGATTTGGCCTTATCTTGGTGATTAA
- the mutH gene encoding DNA mismatch repair endonuclease MutH — protein MGLSYDITDPISEQEVLAKAQRFAGLTLGEVAAALNWTVPKDLYHARGWVGNLLESALGAKASTRPIPDFPRLGIEVKTLPLKQNSQPKESTFVCTLSLGDLNTCWEQSRVYHKLNRVLWIPVEAENNIPISKRQIGMPLLWSPNSIQQEILKIDWDELTEIANLEKLTEITAHQGVYLQIRPVTNNQVSYKGMDEKINYISTGYKGFYLRSTFTHTILSHHYMT, from the coding sequence ATGGGTTTATCCTATGATATTACTGATCCTATCAGCGAGCAGGAAGTATTAGCGAAAGCACAAAGATTTGCTGGACTAACCTTAGGTGAAGTTGCAGCAGCCTTAAATTGGACAGTACCTAAAGATTTATATCATGCCAGAGGATGGGTAGGTAATTTATTAGAATCTGCCTTAGGGGCTAAAGCAAGCACTCGACCTATTCCTGATTTTCCTCGGTTAGGGATAGAGGTAAAAACTTTACCACTTAAACAAAACAGTCAACCTAAAGAATCCACCTTTGTATGTACCCTATCTTTAGGTGATTTAAATACCTGCTGGGAGCAGAGTAGGGTTTATCATAAATTAAATCGAGTATTATGGATCCCAGTAGAGGCAGAAAATAATATCCCAATTTCAAAACGCCAGATTGGCATGCCTTTACTTTGGAGTCCTAATTCTATACAGCAAGAAATTTTAAAGATTGACTGGGATGAGCTTACTGAAATAGCAAATTTAGAAAAGTTAACAGAAATCACTGCTCACCAAGGCGTTTATTTACAAATTCGTCCTGTAACTAATAATCAAGTAAGCTATAAAGGGATGGATGAAAAGATAAATTATATCTCTACTGGTTATAAAGGATTCTATTTACGCTCTACATTTACGCACACTATCTTATCTCACCACTATATGACTTAG
- a CDS encoding VanZ family protein, with translation MTYENLKFLKIWRLFGWLGITGVTWLSYTPSLSHFRAWLVHHDFFKFYIVFILLIVWLFFIQLFDQLSTHLEFFMENFKFLKLWRFLGWLGVIGIIYLSLTPSLADLNFLIVYQDKMEHFLAYGLLAWWFSQIYPARSHLWFGIFFISLGIAIEFLQDLTGRDFEYGDMLADTLGVFSGYGLYRAAKKVRLIWVENLLLKFYR, from the coding sequence ATGACTTATGAGAATCTGAAATTTTTAAAAATTTGGCGATTATTCGGCTGGTTAGGGATTACTGGGGTAACTTGGCTTAGCTATACTCCTTCTTTATCCCATTTTAGAGCTTGGCTAGTTCATCATGATTTTTTTAAATTCTATATTGTTTTTATCTTGCTAATCGTTTGGTTATTTTTTATCCAACTATTTGATCAACTTAGTACTCACCTAGAGTTTTTCATGGAAAATTTTAAATTTTTAAAATTATGGCGTTTTTTAGGTTGGTTAGGGGTTATAGGTATTATTTATTTGAGTCTTACCCCTTCACTAGCCGATTTAAATTTTCTTATTGTCTATCAAGATAAAATGGAGCATTTTTTAGCCTATGGATTATTGGCTTGGTGGTTTAGTCAAATTTATCCAGCTAGATCTCATTTATGGTTTGGGATATTTTTTATCTCTTTAGGGATTGCTATAGAGTTTTTACAGGATCTTACAGGGCGAGACTTTGAGTATGGAGATATGCTAGCGGACACTTTAGGGGTTTTTAGCGGCTATGGATTGTATCGAGCAGCTAAAAAAGTAAGGCTAATTTGGGTAGAAAATTTACTGTTAAAGTTTTATAGATGA
- a CDS encoding ROK family protein encodes MIRIGVDLGGTKIELIALDDSGAVLLRRRKPTPQGEYQATLEAICSLILKTEQELGQQGTVGIGTPGTLSLVTSRIKNANSTCLNEQPLKQDLEKLLQRSVRLENDANCLALSEATDGSAAGAAVVFGVIIGTGTGGGIVIDRKILTGANAIAGEWGHNPLPWSHGEEFSHPPMCYCGKQGCVETWLSGPGLARDYQSVSGKILNPKEIDLKATQGDQICEAVLQAYEDRLARALAHVINILDPNVIVLGGGLSNLQRLYCNVPKRWKSYVFSDEVNTQLVPPTYGDSSGVRGAAWLWNIE; translated from the coding sequence GTGATTCGGATTGGGGTAGATCTAGGTGGCACAAAGATTGAGCTGATTGCCTTGGATGATTCAGGGGCAGTACTATTACGAAGAAGAAAACCTACCCCTCAAGGAGAATATCAAGCCACCTTAGAGGCTATTTGCTCCCTGATACTGAAAACAGAACAGGAATTAGGGCAACAAGGCACAGTAGGTATTGGTACGCCGGGCACACTTTCCCTAGTAACAAGTAGAATTAAAAATGCTAATTCTACTTGTCTCAATGAGCAACCCTTAAAACAAGACTTAGAAAAATTACTTCAAAGATCTGTTCGACTAGAAAATGATGCTAATTGCCTTGCTCTTTCTGAAGCAACCGATGGATCGGCAGCAGGTGCAGCGGTTGTTTTTGGGGTAATTATTGGTACGGGTACTGGTGGGGGTATTGTAATAGATAGAAAAATCCTCACCGGTGCTAATGCTATTGCAGGAGAGTGGGGGCATAATCCACTACCTTGGTCCCATGGAGAAGAATTTAGCCATCCTCCTATGTGTTATTGTGGCAAACAAGGCTGCGTTGAAACTTGGCTTTCTGGCCCAGGGTTAGCAAGGGATTACCAAAGTGTAAGTGGTAAAATTCTAAATCCTAAAGAAATTGATCTAAAAGCAACTCAAGGGGATCAAATCTGTGAGGCAGTATTGCAAGCTTATGAAGATCGACTAGCTCGAGCTTTAGCCCATGTCATTAACATTTTAGATCCTAACGTTATTGTATTAGGTGGCGGCTTATCTAATCTTCAACGACTTTATTGTAACGTACCTAAACGATGGAAAAGTTATGTATTTTCCGATGAAGTCAATACCCAGCTCGTACCGCCTACCTATGGAGATTCTAGTGGTGTACGAGGTGCTGCTTGGTTATGGAATATAGAATAA
- the thiC gene encoding phosphomethylpyrimidine synthase ThiC, with protein MSAILEKFLSTQARVDENAIQPFPNSQKIYVTGSRPDIQVPMREITLSDTQHSNGKEKNLPLTVYDTSGPYTNPQASIDIRKGLTEIRNPWIEDRKDTQLLSQTNSQYSYQQANDSSLDYLRFPNKKLPRQAQKDRNVSQMHYARQGIITPEMEFIAIRENQRLSEYKAQCFRQHPGQSFGAQLPDEITLEFVRSEVARGRAIIPANINHPEIEPMIIGRNFLVKINANIGNSAITSSISEEVDKMTWAIRWGADTVMDLSTGKHIHETREWIIRNSPVPIGTVPIYQALEKVGGIAEDLTWEIFRDTLLEQAEQGVDYFTIHAGVRLAYVPLTASRLTGIVSRGGSIMAKWCLAHHQENFLYTHFEEICHIMKAYDISFSLGDGLRPGSIADANDKAQFAELETLGELTQIAWKHDVQTMIEGPGHVPMHLIKENMDKQLSCCGEAPFYTLGPLTTDIAPGYDHITSGIGAALIGWYGTAMLCYVTPKEHLGLPNKRDVREGIITYKIAAHAADLAKGHPSAQIRDNALSKARFEFRWEDQFNIGLDPDRAREYHDETLPKESAKTAHFCSMCGPKFCSMKISQDVRDYAAEQGIETDTVLAHGMAEKAAEFRHQGSKIYREA; from the coding sequence ATGAGTGCTATCCTAGAAAAATTTTTATCTACTCAAGCACGAGTAGATGAGAATGCTATCCAACCATTTCCTAATTCCCAAAAAATTTATGTTACTGGCAGTCGTCCTGATATCCAAGTCCCTATGCGGGAAATCACTCTCTCCGATACACAACATAGTAATGGAAAAGAAAAAAATCTACCACTCACCGTGTATGATACCTCTGGTCCCTACACTAATCCACAAGCTTCTATTGATATTAGAAAAGGGTTAACTGAAATTCGCAACCCTTGGATTGAAGATCGGAAAGATACCCAACTATTATCCCAAACTAATTCTCAATATAGCTACCAACAAGCCAATGATTCTAGCTTAGATTATTTACGATTTCCAAATAAAAAACTGCCTCGGCAAGCACAAAAGGATCGCAATGTTAGCCAAATGCACTACGCCAGACAAGGGATAATCACTCCTGAGATGGAATTTATAGCAATTAGAGAAAATCAGCGACTATCTGAATATAAAGCACAATGCTTTAGACAACATCCTGGTCAATCTTTCGGTGCTCAGCTACCTGATGAAATTACCCTAGAGTTTGTACGATCAGAAGTGGCTAGAGGTCGAGCAATTATCCCAGCTAATATTAATCATCCTGAAATTGAACCCATGATCATTGGGCGTAATTTTTTAGTCAAAATCAATGCCAATATCGGTAATTCTGCTATAACATCTAGTATTTCTGAAGAAGTAGATAAAATGACTTGGGCGATTCGCTGGGGTGCAGATACGGTGATGGATCTTTCCACCGGTAAGCATATCCACGAAACCCGAGAATGGATTATTCGAAATTCTCCTGTGCCAATTGGCACTGTTCCTATCTATCAAGCATTAGAAAAAGTAGGCGGGATTGCTGAAGATCTTACTTGGGAAATTTTTCGAGATACTTTATTAGAACAGGCAGAACAAGGGGTAGACTATTTTACCATCCATGCAGGAGTACGCCTTGCTTATGTACCACTTACTGCAAGCCGTCTTACTGGTATTGTTTCTCGGGGTGGCTCTATTATGGCTAAATGGTGTCTTGCTCATCATCAAGAAAATTTCCTTTACACCCATTTTGAGGAGATTTGCCATATTATGAAAGCCTATGATATTTCCTTCTCCTTAGGTGATGGATTACGCCCCGGATCTATTGCCGATGCTAATGATAAGGCCCAATTTGCAGAACTAGAAACCCTAGGCGAACTTACTCAAATTGCATGGAAGCATGATGTACAAACCATGATAGAAGGTCCCGGTCATGTCCCCATGCACTTAATTAAGGAAAACATGGATAAGCAGCTTTCCTGCTGTGGTGAAGCTCCTTTTTATACTCTTGGACCTTTAACTACTGATATTGCTCCTGGCTATGATCATATTACTTCTGGAATTGGTGCAGCTTTAATCGGTTGGTATGGTACTGCTATGCTATGTTACGTGACGCCTAAAGAGCATTTGGGATTACCTAATAAAAGAGATGTTAGAGAAGGAATCATTACCTATAAAATTGCTGCCCATGCAGCAGACTTAGCTAAAGGTCATCCTAGTGCTCAAATCCGAGATAATGCCCTTTCCAAAGCCAGATTTGAATTTCGCTGGGAAGATCAATTTAATATTGGGCTAGATCCAGATCGTGCTAGGGAATACCACGATGAAACCTTACCTAAAGAATCGGCAAAAACTGCCCATTTCTGTTCTATGTGTGGTCCTAAATTCTGCTCCATGAAAATCTCTCAGGATGTACGAGATTACGCAGCAGAACAAGGAATAGAAACAGATACAGTGTTAGCTCATGGTATGGCAGAAAAAGCAGCGGAATTCCGCCATCAAGGCAGTAAAATCTATCGAGAAGCCTAA
- the purD gene encoding phosphoribosylamine--glycine ligase, with protein sequence MKALVVGGGGREHALAWKLAQSSQISQVYVAPGNPGTALEFKVKNIPIKADDVVTLVNFALSEQVKFTLVGPEAPLMLGIVDTFEKAGLNCFGPHRLAARLEESKSFAKSFLTRHGIPTARYQVFDIKLINRAVEYIYSQTMPIVIKADGLAAGKGVIIAHSHEEAVDAVQSILLDNIFGEAGKQIVIEEFLAGEEASFIVMADGKNILPFASSQDHKARDNMDKGPNTGGMGAYSPAPVITEAIYHRVIEEIILPTIHGMAKEGHPYKGFLYAGLMIDETGTPKVLEYNCRFGDPETQPIMMRLQSDLAELCMKAIEGNLDKTSIEWDSKAALGVVMAAKGYPSSYPINDLIYGLPLSKFDGMSKVFHAGTIEKEGRILTAGGRVLCVCSLGDSITEAQRTTYSLVQKITWQNSYYRTDIGYRAIARENNL encoded by the coding sequence ATGAAAGCCTTAGTAGTAGGTGGTGGAGGGCGTGAGCATGCATTGGCATGGAAGCTTGCTCAGTCATCCCAAATAAGCCAAGTTTATGTAGCACCGGGTAATCCAGGAACAGCATTGGAATTTAAAGTCAAAAATATTCCAATTAAAGCAGATGATGTCGTTACTTTGGTTAATTTTGCTTTATCAGAACAAGTTAAGTTTACCCTAGTAGGTCCGGAAGCTCCTTTAATGCTAGGGATTGTAGATACTTTTGAAAAGGCTGGTTTGAATTGTTTTGGACCTCATCGATTAGCCGCTCGTCTAGAAGAATCAAAATCTTTTGCAAAAAGTTTTTTAACCCGCCATGGTATTCCCACCGCACGGTATCAAGTATTTGATATAAAACTTATAAATCGAGCAGTCGAATATATCTATAGCCAAACCATGCCTATTGTTATTAAAGCAGATGGTTTAGCAGCGGGAAAGGGGGTGATTATTGCCCATAGCCATGAGGAAGCGGTTGATGCAGTGCAAAGCATTTTACTAGATAATATATTTGGTGAAGCAGGTAAACAAATTGTCATAGAAGAATTTTTGGCTGGAGAGGAAGCTAGTTTTATTGTAATGGCGGATGGCAAAAATATTTTGCCTTTTGCTAGCTCTCAGGATCATAAGGCACGAGATAATATGGATAAAGGTCCCAATACAGGGGGGATGGGAGCTTATTCTCCAGCTCCAGTAATTACCGAAGCAATTTATCATCGAGTTATTGAAGAGATTATACTGCCTACTATACATGGGATGGCAAAAGAAGGACATCCTTATAAAGGCTTTTTATACGCAGGCTTAATGATTGATGAAACTGGCACCCCTAAAGTGTTAGAGTATAATTGCCGTTTTGGCGATCCTGAAACGCAACCCATTATGATGCGGTTACAATCGGATTTAGCTGAATTGTGTATGAAGGCTATAGAGGGAAATTTAGATAAAACTTCTATAGAGTGGGATTCTAAAGCTGCATTAGGGGTAGTTATGGCAGCAAAAGGTTATCCTAGCTCTTATCCGATAAATGATCTAATTTATGGATTGCCTCTATCTAAGTTTGATGGTATGAGTAAAGTATTTCATGCAGGTACCATTGAAAAAGAAGGGCGTATCTTAACGGCTGGCGGGCGAGTACTATGTGTATGCAGCTTAGGTGATTCTATCACTGAAGCCCAAAGAACAACTTATAGTCTTGTACAGAAAATTACATGGCAAAATAGCTATTATCGTACAGATATTGGATATCGTGCCATTGCTAGAGAAAATAATTTATAA
- a CDS encoding phosphoribulokinase, translating into MSVAHPIIAVTGSSGAGTSTVKHAFNDMFRREDIKPVVIEGDSFHRYDRQAMKEKTAEYEAQGKILTHFGPDANELDKLEALFKEYSDHGTGKKRLYVHDDKEAALYGHAPGTFTSWEPIDPDSHLLFYEGLHGGIITDQVNVARHVDLLIGVVPVVNLEWIQKIHRDCLNRGYSSEAVVQIILKRMPDYVHYICPQFTHTHINFQRVPLVDTSDPFIARDIPTPDESNVVIRFRNPHMADFPYYLKMLNGSFMSRANTIVVPGGKMGLAMEVVLTPIIHDIMARKQEHS; encoded by the coding sequence ATGTCCGTAGCACATCCCATTATCGCTGTAACTGGTTCATCAGGGGCAGGTACTTCCACTGTGAAGCATGCTTTTAATGATATGTTCCGTCGGGAAGATATTAAACCTGTAGTCATTGAGGGAGATAGTTTTCATCGCTATGATCGGCAAGCAATGAAAGAGAAAACTGCAGAATACGAAGCTCAAGGGAAGATACTTACTCATTTTGGTCCAGATGCTAATGAGCTAGATAAGTTAGAGGCTTTATTTAAAGAGTATTCAGATCATGGTACAGGAAAGAAACGTTTATATGTCCATGATGATAAGGAAGCAGCACTCTATGGTCATGCTCCAGGTACATTTACCTCATGGGAGCCTATAGATCCGGATAGTCATTTACTTTTCTACGAAGGATTACATGGGGGAATCATTACTGATCAAGTTAATGTAGCCCGCCATGTAGATTTACTTATAGGGGTTGTACCTGTTGTTAATTTAGAGTGGATTCAAAAAATTCATAGGGATTGCCTCAATCGGGGCTATTCATCCGAGGCAGTAGTGCAAATTATTCTAAAGCGGATGCCAGATTATGTACACTATATTTGTCCGCAGTTTACCCATACCCATATTAATTTTCAAAGAGTCCCCCTGGTAGATACCTCTGATCCTTTTATCGCCAGAGATATTCCTACCCCAGATGAAAGTAATGTAGTAATTCGGTTTAGGAATCCCCATATGGCTGATTTCCCTTATTACCTAAAGATGCTCAATGGCTCGTTTATGTCCCGAGCAAATACTATTGTAGTACCTGGAGGGAAGATGGGACTAGCCATGGAAGTAGTACTCACCCCTATTATTCATGACATCATGGCAAGAAAACAGGAGCATAGCTAA
- a CDS encoding L-threonylcarbamoyladenylate synthase, whose protein sequence is MAAALNIPIRVAASTIRNGGVIAYPTESVFGLGCEPLNKKAVDRILHIKDRPKTKGLIVIAANFSQLQPYLLPLPNEIKDRLVKTWPGPTTWLLPAKPSIPSWLRGKHNTLAVRVTNHPLVIALCETVNSAIISTSANRTRQPPARTTFQVYKCFHKQVDFILKGETSGRVNPSDIFDGKTGKQIR, encoded by the coding sequence ATGGCGGCAGCTCTAAATATACCTATACGGGTTGCCGCCTCTACCATTCGTAATGGCGGGGTTATTGCTTATCCTACAGAGAGCGTTTTTGGTTTAGGTTGCGAGCCTCTAAATAAAAAGGCAGTGGATCGAATATTACATATTAAAGATCGTCCTAAAACTAAGGGATTAATTGTTATTGCTGCTAATTTTTCTCAGTTACAACCCTACTTGCTTCCTCTACCCAATGAAATTAAGGATCGGCTAGTTAAGACCTGGCCAGGTCCAACTACTTGGCTACTACCTGCTAAACCAAGTATACCTTCTTGGTTAAGAGGAAAACATAATACGCTTGCAGTACGGGTAACTAATCACCCTTTAGTCATTGCCTTGTGCGAGACAGTAAATAGTGCAATTATCTCTACCAGTGCTAATCGTACTAGACAACCGCCAGCAAGAACTACCTTTCAGGTATATAAGTGCTTCCATAAACAGGTTGACTTTATTCTTAAGGGGGAAACCAGCGGTAGAGTCAATCCTAGCGATATTTTTGATGGAAAGACAGGAAAACAAATACGCTAA
- the hemF gene encoding oxygen-dependent coproporphyrinogen oxidase — MDSNIDVAIVKSYLLNLQDKICNTLAQEDGATHFIEDNWQRSIGGGGGRTRVCTNGAILEQGGVNFSHVFGENLPPSATAQRPELSGRRYEALGISLVIHPRNPYIPTSHANVRFFVATKENTTPLWWFGGGFDLTPYYPFEEDAIHWHQVAQKACMPFGDSVYDQYKKWCDKYFYLKHRDETRGVGGLFFDDLNEWGFDRCFSFMKSVGDHYLSAYLPIVQRRKNIAYGDRERDFQLYRRGRYVEFNLLYDRGTLFGIQSGGRTESILMSLPPLVKWHYDWKPEFGTPEYSLYEKFLRPQNWLAMIKN; from the coding sequence ATGGATTCTAATATTGATGTTGCTATAGTTAAAAGCTATTTACTTAATTTACAAGATAAAATCTGTAACACATTAGCACAGGAAGATGGTGCTACTCACTTCATTGAGGATAACTGGCAGCGATCAATCGGTGGCGGTGGAGGACGTACTAGAGTATGTACTAATGGAGCAATTTTAGAGCAAGGTGGTGTTAATTTTTCCCATGTTTTCGGAGAAAATCTTCCCCCATCAGCAACAGCTCAACGACCTGAGCTTTCAGGCAGAAGATATGAAGCTTTAGGGATCTCTCTTGTTATTCACCCTCGTAATCCTTATATACCTACGTCCCATGCAAATGTACGTTTTTTTGTAGCAACTAAAGAAAATACTACTCCTTTATGGTGGTTTGGAGGAGGGTTTGATTTAACCCCTTATTATCCTTTTGAAGAGGATGCAATTCACTGGCATCAGGTTGCACAGAAAGCTTGCATGCCTTTTGGGGATTCAGTCTATGATCAGTATAAGAAATGGTGCGATAAGTATTTTTACTTAAAACACCGAGATGAAACTCGAGGTGTAGGTGGCTTATTCTTTGACGATTTAAATGAATGGGGATTTGATCGTTGTTTTAGTTTTATGAAAAGTGTAGGTGATCATTATTTATCTGCTTACCTGCCCATTGTACAGCGACGTAAAAATATAGCCTACGGAGATCGGGAACGGGACTTTCAACTCTATCGTAGAGGACGATATGTAGAATTTAATCTGCTCTACGATCGGGGAACTCTATTTGGGATTCAATCTGGTGGTCGTACCGAATCTATCTTAATGTCATTACCACCACTAGTTAAATGGCATTATGATTGGAAACCAGAGTTTGGAACACCGGAATATTCACTTTATGAAAAATTTCTTCGTCCTCAAAATTGGCTAGCAATGATTAAAAATT